The following are encoded in a window of Jeotgalibacillus aurantiacus genomic DNA:
- a CDS encoding S-layer homology domain-containing protein, with the protein MKKVLVSFMIALLVFGLYQAPVFAEEDRETISIDFKDTEKLEWVKDSIGRMKEKGIFQGYEDGTFKPNAPVLRMQTIITAVRLLGLEDEAKAMNPDEITLQFKDAKALPDNVKGYVAVALENGLFEMQETVVNPYKPATRLWVSGVLVRALGLEDEALASMNELPDFNDLDKIPAGAIGYVNVALEYGIFTGTLEGNFNPHKTITRAQMAAVLDRSYGNMLEENGSVTVDGQVESISFDGEDGLISVNSFTGEAQSYSINKNLLVQYDTRFMAADQIRQGDFVELYVLDNVVQEASVYTTLPDNSSSMNGIQHLKVEAENGEDEFELSYKLKKGKESAKIEIENSIEEQEYKDFEAVELISSYVKEWNLTSETTEEELTTSIIATLGFTPEELEVHVKFADGSRIKYEMDEDDKDDKEDDDGDDDLDENE; encoded by the coding sequence ATGAAAAAAGTTTTGGTTTCGTTTATGATTGCTTTACTTGTTTTTGGATTGTATCAGGCTCCGGTTTTCGCTGAAGAGGATCGGGAGACGATTAGTATTGATTTTAAGGATACAGAAAAGCTTGAGTGGGTTAAGGATTCGATTGGACGGATGAAGGAAAAGGGAATTTTTCAGGGATATGAAGATGGAACATTTAAGCCTAACGCACCGGTTCTGAGAATGCAGACAATCATTACTGCTGTCAGGTTATTAGGGCTTGAGGATGAAGCTAAGGCTATGAATCCAGATGAAATAACACTACAATTCAAGGATGCAAAAGCTTTACCGGACAACGTCAAAGGGTATGTGGCTGTAGCACTTGAAAACGGACTTTTTGAAATGCAAGAAACAGTTGTCAATCCTTATAAACCTGCTACAAGATTATGGGTTTCAGGTGTTTTGGTAAGAGCATTGGGACTTGAGGATGAAGCCCTCGCTTCAATGAATGAATTGCCTGATTTTAATGACTTGGATAAAATCCCGGCTGGAGCCATTGGTTATGTAAATGTAGCATTGGAATATGGCATTTTCACTGGAACACTTGAAGGGAATTTTAATCCGCATAAAACAATTACTCGTGCACAAATGGCTGCAGTTTTAGATAGATCTTATGGGAATATGTTGGAAGAAAATGGATCAGTCACAGTTGATGGCCAGGTTGAAAGCATTTCTTTTGATGGAGAAGATGGTTTGATCAGTGTCAACTCGTTTACAGGCGAGGCGCAGAGCTATTCAATAAATAAAAACTTGCTAGTACAATACGATACCAGATTTATGGCTGCAGATCAGATTCGACAGGGTGACTTCGTTGAGCTCTATGTCCTGGACAATGTTGTACAGGAAGCTTCAGTATATACGACATTACCAGATAATAGCTCATCAATGAATGGAATTCAGCATCTGAAAGTAGAAGCCGAAAATGGAGAAGACGAATTCGAACTTTCTTACAAGCTGAAAAAAGGAAAAGAATCAGCCAAAATTGAAATCGAAAACAGTATCGAAGAACAGGAATACAAGGATTTTGAAGCAGTCGAATTAATAAGCAGCTATGTCAAAGAGTGGAATTTGACTTCAGAAACGACAGAAGAAGAACTAACCACATCCATCATTGCGACACTAGGATTCACACCCGAAGAGCTTGAAGTACATGTAAAATTTGCTGATGGCAGCCGAATCAAGTACGAAATGGATGAAGATGATAAAGATGATAAAGAAGATGATGATGGTGATGATGATTTAGACGAGAATGAATAA
- a CDS encoding DUF6843 domain-containing protein: MFDFWHVLLGFGVLIFAFSFILLYFPLNMFLGNGNDSSVKGEAVEVEMKEDELLSEMDPIREGTVTFLIPEHFSGEFVVVNDLASAEPTEFEDELNVTYSINEEGYYATSSPDLISSIQPGIPINYAFYFVNEEGNRSEIAMQCVQHHRSVILSNDPVNLTYTGFSVKQND; encoded by the coding sequence TTGTTTGATTTCTGGCATGTTTTGTTGGGATTTGGTGTTTTGATTTTTGCTTTTTCATTTATTTTATTGTATTTTCCTTTGAATATGTTTTTGGGGAATGGTAATGACAGTTCAGTAAAAGGAGAAGCAGTGGAAGTAGAGATGAAGGAAGATGAATTGTTATCGGAGATGGACCCGATAAGAGAGGGGACGGTGACATTTTTGATACCTGAGCATTTTTCCGGGGAATTCGTTGTGGTAAATGACTTGGCATCTGCTGAGCCCACGGAATTTGAGGATGAATTGAATGTTACTTATTCTATCAATGAAGAAGGTTATTATGCGACTTCCTCACCTGATTTAATTTCAAGTATTCAGCCCGGTATTCCAATAAACTATGCTTTTTATTTTGTGAATGAAGAGGGAAATCGCAGTGAGATCGCTATGCAATGTGTTCAACATCACAGGTCAGTGATCTTGTCCAATGATCCAGTTAATCTTACATATACAGGATTTTCAGTCAAACAAAACGACTGA
- a CDS encoding plasmid pRiA4b ORF-3 family protein, which translates to MILELKVTLLYEEKPVWRRIRVDDRMSFLELHEVLQVAFDWTNSHLHHFMIYQSNGLENERSIGMEDDDPLYEDPSKLKEKDEIVGDWLNRVNDHAVYIYDFGDDWAHEIVVEHIYDHDESKVVPYCLEVMGTAPAEDSRGEVNDAGRIPNDELLKEINDLFSQGYHQTLGSYDSFFDPETEGEEVMEPSYDLIQLMKDLHKAAPWEVLHSDQVFAIDQQGFMVFVSVMGAAGMEKGLAIYPSMEGWRTLSSLFREDDEDYRYKQFAITATFNDRNDLDPIDYGLVKDTGISFRGKGRWPMFRSYEPGYIPWYINEHEESLVTFVVRHVLDVTKRIREGLEVIAPFETGYMYTRVAGDGFYEEHGVEITEFDRMLEEEQQSVENELLIKQLQSIPIVDDHIEFGGTYTRQPIVEKRGDRPFFGLIVAGYSKKSGLFLVNETYGPIPKPLALQDAFCKMVIEQNAMPAQVTVTHKDYEYLERFFKALPVKVRKVKEIGQFRMFGVL; encoded by the coding sequence ATGATTCTAGAACTAAAAGTAACTTTGCTATATGAAGAAAAACCGGTCTGGAGAAGGATTCGTGTTGATGACCGGATGAGTTTTCTTGAGTTGCATGAGGTGTTGCAGGTGGCGTTTGATTGGACGAATTCGCATTTGCATCATTTTATGATTTATCAATCTAATGGGCTGGAGAATGAAAGGTCTATTGGGATGGAGGACGATGATCCTTTGTATGAGGATCCCTCTAAGCTTAAGGAAAAGGATGAAATTGTTGGGGATTGGTTAAATCGCGTGAATGATCACGCTGTTTATATTTATGATTTTGGTGATGACTGGGCGCATGAGATTGTGGTTGAGCATATATATGATCATGATGAGAGTAAAGTGGTGCCGTATTGTTTGGAAGTGATGGGAACAGCTCCAGCTGAGGATTCCAGGGGAGAAGTAAATGATGCTGGGCGAATTCCAAATGATGAGTTATTAAAAGAGATTAATGATTTGTTTTCTCAGGGATACCATCAAACATTAGGCAGCTACGATTCCTTTTTTGATCCTGAAACAGAGGGTGAAGAAGTGATGGAGCCGAGTTATGATCTCATTCAGCTGATGAAGGATTTACATAAAGCTGCTCCTTGGGAAGTGCTACATTCTGATCAGGTGTTCGCAATTGATCAGCAGGGATTTATGGTGTTTGTCTCTGTCATGGGTGCGGCAGGAATGGAAAAAGGTCTTGCTATTTATCCTTCGATGGAGGGATGGCGCACGTTGAGTTCGCTATTTAGAGAAGATGATGAGGACTATAGGTATAAGCAGTTTGCGATTACAGCAACATTTAACGATCGTAACGACCTTGATCCGATTGATTATGGTTTGGTAAAAGATACTGGCATTTCCTTTAGAGGAAAAGGGAGATGGCCGATGTTCCGCAGTTATGAGCCTGGCTATATTCCGTGGTACATAAATGAGCATGAAGAGTCCCTGGTGACATTTGTTGTGCGGCACGTGCTTGATGTGACGAAAAGAATTCGTGAGGGCCTTGAAGTCATCGCCCCTTTTGAAACAGGTTATATGTACACTCGTGTGGCGGGCGATGGTTTCTATGAAGAACACGGCGTTGAAATTACGGAGTTTGACCGGATGCTTGAAGAGGAACAGCAAAGTGTTGAAAATGAACTCCTCATTAAGCAGCTGCAGTCGATCCCGATTGTGGATGATCATATCGAATTTGGAGGGACTTACACCAGGCAGCCAATCGTCGAAAAACGTGGTGACCGACCATTCTTCGGACTGATCGTTGCAGGCTATTCGAAAAAAAGCGGACTGTTTTTAGTCAACGAGACATACGGGCCCATCCCGAAACCCCTTGCCCTGCAAGACGCCTTCTGTAAAATGGTCATCGAACAAAACGCCATGCCAGCCCAAGTCACCGTCACCCATAAAGACTACGAATATCTCGAACGGTTTTTTAAAGCCCTTCCTGTGAAAGTGAGGAAAGTGAAGGAGATTGGGCAGTTTAGGATGTTTGGTGTTTTATAG
- a CDS encoding MerR family transcriptional regulator — MKIGELSRLTGVSVRSLRYYEEQGILMATRLANGYRVFNSSAVEQVKTIRFYLELGLSIEQISGFLHCVLQNRESFCKEVLPVYEQKLEEIDKQIETLQMIRSNLLERVAAFQHESNNETGE, encoded by the coding sequence ATGAAGATTGGTGAATTATCAAGGCTGACAGGGGTGAGTGTCCGGTCTCTGAGGTATTATGAGGAGCAGGGAATATTGATGGCTACCCGGTTGGCTAATGGATATCGTGTTTTCAATTCATCGGCTGTGGAGCAGGTGAAAACGATCAGGTTTTATTTGGAGTTAGGGCTTTCTATTGAACAGATTTCAGGATTTTTGCATTGTGTTCTGCAAAATAGGGAGTCTTTTTGTAAGGAAGTGCTTCCGGTTTATGAACAAAAGCTTGAGGAGATTGATAAACAGATCGAAACGCTTCAAATGATCCGCTCTAATTTACTGGAACGCGTGGCAGCCTTTCAACATGAGAGTAATAATGAAACGGGGGAATAA
- the trxA gene encoding thioredoxin: MLELTKESFNNEVKKDIVLVDFGASWCPPCRMQEPVLEELLEELSDRVSINKVDTDAQPELASQFSIMGLPTLLLFKKGQLKETMRGFHTKEQILRKIEEVY; encoded by the coding sequence ATGTTAGAGCTAACTAAAGAATCATTTAACAACGAAGTGAAAAAAGACATCGTACTGGTCGATTTCGGTGCATCCTGGTGCCCTCCATGCCGCATGCAGGAACCGGTGTTAGAAGAGCTGTTAGAAGAACTAAGCGACAGGGTTTCGATCAACAAAGTCGACACCGACGCTCAACCTGAACTGGCCTCACAATTCAGCATTATGGGATTGCCCACTCTATTGTTATTTAAAAAAGGACAGCTTAAGGAAACCATGAGAGGGTTTCACACGAAGGAACAAATTTTGAGAAAGATTGAAGAGGTTTATTGA
- a CDS encoding acetamidase/formamidase family protein: MTKHLAREHFVYKMDKSNAPVLTVRSSDQIEIDTYDCFENQIKSEMTDFNAIDWDKVNPATGPIFVEGAQKGDILKVRIDDIELGDRGVMVTGPGLGVMGHRMEDFQVKIIPIQDGKAVFNDRLVLPLNPMIGVIGVAPENEGISCGTPGAHGGNMDTKEVTTGATLYFPVFHEGALLSLGDLHAAMGDGEISVSGIEIQAKVKITVEVIKGTEISYPFLENEEGLSVLVSKETLDEAADTAVELMIDYLQPHTDLTLSELTMLMSATGQVQVSQIVDPLKTARFFVPRYVLEFYGIKVFR, encoded by the coding sequence ATGACAAAACATCTTGCGAGGGAGCATTTCGTTTATAAAATGGATAAAAGCAATGCGCCTGTGCTCACGGTTAGGTCTAGCGATCAGATTGAAATTGATACATATGACTGTTTTGAGAATCAGATTAAGTCGGAGATGACGGATTTTAATGCGATTGACTGGGATAAGGTGAATCCTGCGACGGGTCCGATTTTTGTGGAGGGTGCGCAGAAGGGAGATATTCTGAAGGTCCGGATCGATGATATTGAGCTTGGCGATCGCGGTGTGATGGTGACGGGTCCGGGGCTTGGTGTGATGGGCCACCGGATGGAGGATTTTCAGGTGAAGATCATTCCGATTCAGGATGGAAAAGCGGTTTTTAATGACCGGTTGGTATTGCCGCTGAACCCGATGATTGGTGTGATTGGAGTGGCGCCTGAAAATGAAGGCATTTCATGCGGGACGCCGGGCGCCCATGGTGGAAATATGGATACGAAGGAAGTAACGACTGGGGCGACACTTTATTTCCCGGTTTTCCATGAAGGAGCGCTGCTGTCACTAGGTGACCTGCATGCCGCAATGGGTGACGGTGAGATCAGCGTTTCAGGGATTGAAATTCAGGCAAAGGTCAAAATTACGGTTGAAGTGATAAAAGGTACCGAGATTTCTTATCCGTTTTTAGAAAACGAAGAAGGTCTTTCTGTGCTTGTCTCTAAAGAAACGCTGGATGAAGCGGCAGATACGGCTGTTGAACTGATGATTGATTATCTTCAACCACATACTGATTTAACGCTTTCCGAGCTGACCATGCTGATGAGCGCAACCGGGCAGGTTCAGGTGAGCCAGATTGTGGATCCGCTAAAGACGGCGAGATTCTTTGTGCCTCGGTATGTGTTGGAATTTTATGGGATAAAAGTTTTTCGATAA
- a CDS encoding DUF1643 domain-containing protein, with translation MPNRLWRSDEVVEAIFDTNDEQSRKYRYLLKCRWNEQAGSVMFVMLNPSVADQKICDPTLDRCATFARNWGYGGFSVVNLFALISTDPSNLKLHEDPVGPENDRYIMREIQHSDLTILAWGEKHGSILNRNREILRLFKDSDPHCIKKTKNGKHPRHPLFLKADLMPIMF, from the coding sequence ATGCCAAACAGGTTATGGAGAAGTGATGAAGTTGTTGAAGCAATCTTTGATACGAATGATGAACAAAGCAGAAAGTATAGGTACCTTTTAAAGTGTAGATGGAATGAGCAAGCCGGATCAGTAATGTTTGTGATGCTGAATCCAAGTGTCGCTGATCAGAAAATTTGTGATCCTACACTTGATCGGTGCGCTACATTTGCGCGTAATTGGGGCTATGGAGGCTTTTCTGTTGTGAATTTGTTTGCGTTGATTTCAACAGACCCGAGCAACTTAAAACTGCATGAGGACCCGGTCGGCCCTGAAAATGACCGTTACATCATGCGCGAAATTCAACATTCAGACCTTACCATCCTTGCATGGGGAGAAAAACACGGAAGTATCTTAAATCGTAATAGAGAAATACTCAGGCTCTTTAAAGATTCTGACCCACACTGCATAAAGAAAACAAAGAATGGAAAGCATCCAAGGCACCCTTTGTTTTTGAAGGCGGATTTAATGCCAATTATGTTCTAG
- a CDS encoding UvrD-helicase domain-containing protein, whose translation MDGQLQLEQDYFDKVSSALVESINDLNKEYEEQSPNVYAVGDLFNSWDFEVKKMKALEAKKTFPQKIKRLESLKDQPYFGKIYVEEGDIKQEYYIGEADIYHNERNLVISWASEYGDLFYKKIPNFEMKDGRNIKLLNIRNFNIQNGCLIDFSDFEILHLDSKQSDLLKAFNHYISSDFLQNHLVNRNAKKLMPVFETIDQMQNEIIRTPGNQNVLVQGVSGSGKTTMGLQRLSYLIYQLEKNNRQSKILAVCPNNLFLDYIKNLVPNLNLNKVEFTSVQDLFFNLSPKGIKIAESKIKDDLTYHFTSTLDETKRNLYAKWFMHKGSLAYIESIESYVNSLKLQIFKKSYAHIHPVLSEKLMMNIFQKLEGVSFNMMIDRTIQYVDQILHQIDKEKAAMISQLFTIEFRNHKTKTDKVYKSFLKTSNMFGGTELDRLNHQQEKWFEEDIPALVYLSHLIDSVSVRSDYNHVFIDEAQDLNYIQYVILKKIYKNASFTIVGDLNQQIYLQRGLDSWDHITSIFDSELIRLDYNYRSSKEIMDLATSCLIDPEFKGVGVLETGVKPVHVQFDLDESLTFNWKQISQEYLEKWNKNKESVAIITNSVQEAETIKNVVNKIGKFKTKVITKNETSLDDANITIIPAHQVKGLEFNHVIVYNPSDIDYPNNQYFSKLLYMVLTRALYSLLIVEVDPLSELIDKAVMDGK comes from the coding sequence TTGGATGGTCAGCTGCAGCTTGAACAGGATTATTTTGATAAGGTTTCGAGTGCCTTGGTTGAGAGTATTAATGATTTGAATAAAGAGTATGAAGAGCAAAGTCCAAATGTTTATGCTGTAGGCGATCTGTTTAATAGCTGGGATTTTGAGGTCAAGAAAATGAAAGCGCTTGAAGCAAAGAAAACATTTCCTCAAAAAATCAAACGTCTTGAGAGTTTAAAAGATCAGCCTTATTTCGGAAAGATTTATGTAGAAGAAGGAGATATTAAACAGGAGTATTATATCGGTGAGGCAGACATTTATCACAATGAGCGAAATTTAGTTATTTCATGGGCTTCTGAGTATGGGGATCTTTTTTATAAAAAAATTCCGAACTTTGAAATGAAGGACGGTAGGAATATTAAACTGCTCAATATTCGAAATTTCAATATACAAAATGGGTGTTTGATTGATTTCAGTGATTTTGAAATCCTGCATTTAGATTCAAAGCAATCAGATTTACTTAAAGCGTTTAATCATTACATATCCAGTGACTTCCTTCAAAATCATCTGGTAAACAGGAATGCAAAAAAACTGATGCCTGTTTTTGAAACCATCGATCAAATGCAGAATGAAATCATTAGAACACCCGGCAATCAAAATGTTTTGGTTCAGGGAGTATCGGGGTCAGGAAAAACAACGATGGGGCTGCAAAGGCTGTCATACCTGATTTACCAGCTTGAGAAAAATAATCGTCAATCAAAAATCCTAGCCGTTTGCCCGAACAATTTATTTCTCGATTATATCAAAAACCTTGTTCCTAATTTAAACCTAAATAAAGTTGAGTTCACCTCTGTACAGGATCTGTTTTTCAACCTTTCTCCAAAAGGAATAAAGATTGCGGAGTCAAAAATTAAAGACGATTTGACTTATCATTTTACCAGTACATTAGATGAAACAAAGCGGAATCTTTATGCGAAATGGTTTATGCATAAAGGGTCATTAGCCTATATAGAATCAATCGAAAGCTATGTCAATTCGCTGAAATTGCAAATATTTAAAAAGAGTTACGCACACATACATCCTGTTTTATCTGAGAAGCTGATGATGAATATTTTTCAAAAGCTTGAGGGTGTTTCGTTTAATATGATGATTGATCGAACCATACAATATGTTGATCAAATTCTTCATCAAATAGATAAAGAAAAAGCAGCGATGATTTCACAGCTCTTCACAATCGAATTCAGAAATCATAAAACGAAAACTGATAAGGTTTATAAGAGCTTTTTAAAGACGTCAAATATGTTTGGCGGCACTGAGCTGGACCGATTAAATCATCAGCAGGAAAAATGGTTCGAAGAGGACATACCAGCGCTTGTTTATTTATCACATTTAATTGATTCTGTATCTGTGCGATCAGACTATAATCATGTTTTTATTGACGAAGCCCAGGATTTAAATTATATACAGTACGTGATTTTAAAGAAGATCTATAAAAACGCGAGCTTTACAATTGTAGGGGATTTAAATCAGCAAATCTATCTTCAGCGGGGATTGGATTCATGGGATCACATCACATCCATTTTTGATTCGGAACTTATCAGACTCGATTATAATTATCGCTCATCTAAAGAAATTATGGATCTTGCCACCAGCTGCCTAATCGATCCTGAGTTTAAAGGTGTTGGTGTGTTAGAGACAGGAGTAAAGCCAGTTCACGTCCAATTTGATTTAGATGAATCTTTAACATTTAATTGGAAACAAATCTCTCAAGAATATTTGGAAAAGTGGAACAAAAACAAAGAATCAGTGGCGATCATCACCAATTCAGTACAAGAAGCGGAAACCATAAAAAATGTAGTAAATAAAATAGGAAAATTCAAAACAAAAGTCATCACAAAAAACGAAACAAGTCTGGACGATGCCAACATTACAATCATCCCAGCCCACCAAGTAAAAGGCCTGGAATTCAACCACGTCATCGTCTACAACCCATCAGACATCGACTATCCAAACAACCAATACTTCTCAAAACTGCTCTACATGGTCTTAACACGAGCTTTGTATAGCTTACTTATTGTCGAAGTGGATCCTTTATCGGAGTTGATTGATAAAGCGGTAATGGATGGGAAATAG
- a CDS encoding restriction endonuclease, giving the protein MLKKQRKNISNTISMIYLLVGLYVYWIILDSSNIYLLMGLILSTPFVDRIVYSILPAKEKSNRKRSGSSSRSQQKQSTNQLRSDREIIASKLENLSWREFERLCFLYYEAKGYKPRETGKGADGGVDLIIYHPRDKAQEAIQIKHYIGSGNRIGVEKIRELHAAKRNHKCILATFITTSGYTKNALAQAEDFKIKCHNIDWVENKIVRWQEERKKVG; this is encoded by the coding sequence ATGTTAAAGAAACAAAGAAAAAATATATCAAATACAATATCGATGATTTATTTATTGGTAGGGTTATATGTTTATTGGATTATATTAGATAGCAGTAATATCTATCTTTTGATGGGGTTAATTTTGTCTACTCCTTTTGTAGATAGAATTGTTTATTCTATTCTTCCTGCTAAAGAAAAATCGAACCGGAAAAGATCGGGAAGTTCATCAAGATCACAACAAAAACAATCAACCAATCAATTGAGGTCCGACCGTGAGATTATTGCTTCAAAGTTAGAGAACCTCTCATGGAGAGAATTTGAGAGACTATGTTTTCTTTATTATGAAGCAAAAGGATATAAACCAAGAGAAACAGGAAAAGGTGCAGATGGTGGTGTGGATCTGATCATCTATCACCCACGTGACAAAGCCCAGGAAGCAATCCAAATAAAACATTACATAGGTTCAGGAAATCGAATTGGAGTCGAAAAAATCAGAGAGCTGCATGCAGCAAAACGTAACCATAAATGCATACTGGCAACATTTATCACAACCTCAGGTTATACAAAAAATGCACTAGCTCAGGCAGAAGACTTTAAGATCAAGTGTCACAATATAGATTGGGTCGAAAATAAGATTGTTAGATGGCAGGAGGAACGGAAGAAGGTAGGTTAA
- a CDS encoding GIY-YIG nuclease family protein: protein MSFWKAIGQIGAALLEEGMKKQAQVQKQNARTLKQYESQLNQAAKSNRMDDPEYANKVQEARRRLEQQKVKAYSGGAVNEQVTVNAAGEVTFGGYTLKQWESRWRRLGNLRDLSTEQLQKYNKDIGIYKAEVNGKVQYIGRAIEHSNGGFRKRLRDYNRNSDSARTHRSGSLMNENADHAQISILVVGNSSEDVQTVKALEKALILKYAPGWNVQFNR from the coding sequence ATGAGTTTTTGGAAGGCTATAGGGCAAATTGGAGCTGCTTTGCTTGAAGAGGGAATGAAAAAGCAGGCTCAAGTACAAAAGCAGAATGCACGAACACTAAAACAATATGAATCACAATTAAACCAAGCTGCAAAATCTAATAGAATGGATGATCCTGAATATGCCAATAAGGTTCAGGAGGCAAGAAGACGCCTGGAGCAGCAAAAGGTAAAAGCATATAGTGGTGGTGCAGTAAATGAGCAGGTAACTGTAAACGCTGCTGGAGAAGTGACATTTGGAGGCTATACCCTTAAACAATGGGAATCTAGGTGGAGACGTTTGGGTAATCTACGGGATCTTTCCACGGAACAACTTCAAAAATATAACAAAGATATCGGCATTTATAAAGCGGAAGTTAACGGGAAAGTTCAATATATTGGTCGAGCGATTGAGCACAGTAATGGAGGGTTCAGAAAAAGACTCCGCGATTATAACAGAAACAGTGACAGCGCAAGAACTCACAGATCAGGCAGTTTAATGAACGAAAATGCTGATCATGCACAGATTTCAATTCTTGTTGTAGGGAATTCCAGTGAGGATGTACAAACGGTAAAAGCATTGGAAAAAGCCCTTATTTTGAAGTACGCACCGGGTTGGAACGTGCAGTTTAATAGGTGA